One genomic segment of Mytilus trossulus isolate FHL-02 chromosome 4, PNRI_Mtr1.1.1.hap1, whole genome shotgun sequence includes these proteins:
- the LOC134716145 gene encoding sulfotransferase 1B1-like: MAEVEKRIGGPFFPFIDYKSITLPPMPPIVKDVHHFMDSLRNFSSRETDVILCSPMKSGTHWVHELVSMLLHRTTEYNSHGELNDCNFECQTDWERLEKMNSPRFFHTHLPMEYLPRKHVENKYKIIYLNRNPKDRAVSQYLFLQGKTGVPRMTWNEFFEKYVVVDTIYGGWFTFTKEFEKAIAENRENILPVTFENLKIATIPTLLEIASFLGISVDDNFIKDIADKCAFENIKKNKIDTTVSIHPEGRSTLWRKGIIGDWENWFTVEQHEMFEKLYQREMEGYDVNFVYNSPKV; this comes from the exons ATGGCGGAGGTTGAGAAAAG GATAGGAGGGCCATTTTTTCCATTCATTGATTATAAAAGTATTACACTACCGCCTATGCCACCCATAGTAAAGGATGTACATCATTTTATGGACTCACTTCGAAATTTCAGTTCACGTGAAACCGATGTTATTCTTTGTTCGCCAATGAAATCag GTACACACTGGGTACATGAACTAGTGTCCATGCTTTTACATCGGACGACTGAATATAACAGCCATGGTGAACTGAATGATTGTAACTTTGAATGTCAAACTGACTGGGAACGACTGGAGAAAATGAACAGTCCAAGATTCTTCCACACACATTTGCCAATGGAGTATCTGCCAAGGAAGCACGtggaaaacaaatacaaaattatatatctGAACAGAAACCCAAAAGACAGAGCTGTGTcccaatatttatttttacaaggaAAGACAGGAGTACCTCGAATGACATGGAAtgagttttttgaaaaatacgtTGTCGTTg ATACTATATACGGTGGATGGTTTACCTTTACTAAAGAATTTGAGAAAGCAATAGCTGAAAACAGAGAAAATATATTACCAGTCACTTTCGAAAATCTAAAGATT GCAACCATTCCAACTCTTTTAGAAATTGCATCGTTTCTTGGTATTTCAGTTGACGACAATTTTATCAAAGACATTGCAGATAAATgtgcttttgaaaatataaaaaagaataagatTGACACTACAGTATCTATACATCCGGAGGGCCGATCAACACTATGGCGAAAAG GAATAATTGGAGACTGGGAAAACTGGTTCACAGTGGAACAACATGAAATGTTCGAAAAACTGTATCAGCGCGAAATGGAGGGATATGATGTAAACTTCGTATACAATTCACCAAAAGTTTGA